From Gimesia panareensis, the proteins below share one genomic window:
- a CDS encoding vWA domain-containing protein, whose product MFDSPWYFLLLLTLPFLAWRLFAPQRKPAVRFSSLNMVKNLSLTIRQRLSWLPRLLTLAAVVFMILGLARPREGREQKITTSEGIAIEMVVDRSGSMQAMDFKINDEHVDRLTTIKKVAGNFVQGKGELDGRFNDLVGLITFAGYADGITPPTLDHAHLVSQLNNTQIVTSRSEDGTAIGDAISLAVEKLNALDARRDEKVKSKVIILLTDGENNAGEVEPIQAAELAETLGIKVYTIGVGTKGEAPVPVTDPFSGEKVVQWMPVNIDEATLQKVADLTHGKYFRATDTDSLEKIYEEIDTLEKTKVEAQHYTDYRELAVQPYRAGSLYVPPLLLIAFGLLLARFVLEQTWLRELN is encoded by the coding sequence ATGTTTGACTCACCCTGGTATTTTTTACTGCTGCTCACGCTGCCTTTCCTGGCGTGGCGTTTGTTTGCACCACAACGAAAACCTGCGGTCCGATTCAGTTCGCTGAACATGGTGAAAAATCTTTCGCTGACCATCCGGCAACGACTCAGCTGGTTACCACGCCTGCTGACGCTGGCTGCCGTTGTATTTATGATTCTGGGCCTGGCCAGACCACGTGAAGGACGTGAGCAGAAAATCACGACCAGTGAAGGGATTGCCATCGAAATGGTCGTTGACCGCAGCGGCAGTATGCAGGCCATGGATTTCAAGATCAACGACGAGCATGTCGATCGCCTGACTACCATCAAAAAAGTAGCCGGGAATTTTGTACAGGGTAAAGGAGAACTGGATGGTCGGTTCAACGATCTCGTGGGGCTGATTACATTCGCCGGCTATGCTGATGGGATCACGCCGCCCACTTTAGACCATGCCCATCTGGTCTCGCAACTCAACAACACCCAGATCGTCACCAGTCGAAGCGAAGATGGCACCGCGATCGGCGACGCCATTTCGCTGGCCGTAGAAAAGCTGAACGCGCTCGATGCACGACGCGACGAGAAGGTGAAAAGCAAAGTGATCATCTTACTCACGGACGGCGAAAATAACGCTGGCGAGGTCGAACCGATTCAGGCAGCAGAACTGGCAGAGACCCTGGGAATTAAAGTTTACACGATTGGCGTAGGTACCAAAGGAGAAGCACCGGTCCCCGTCACAGACCCCTTCAGCGGAGAAAAAGTCGTCCAGTGGATGCCGGTCAACATCGACGAAGCAACACTTCAGAAAGTCGCTGACCTGACTCATGGAAAATACTTTCGGGCGACGGACACCGACTCACTCGAAAAGATTTATGAAGAAATTGACACCCTGGAAAAGACGAAGGTGGAAGCCCAGCACTATACCGATTACCGCGAACTCGCAGTGCAACCATACCGGGCTGGCTCCCTCTATGTCCCCCCCTTGCTGTTGATCGCCTTCGGACTGTTACTGGCACGGTTTGTGCTTGAACAGACATGGTTACGAGAGTTGAACTGA